The following proteins come from a genomic window of Heptranchias perlo isolate sHepPer1 chromosome 14, sHepPer1.hap1, whole genome shotgun sequence:
- the LOC137332057 gene encoding protocadherin alpha-C2-like, which translates to MWWDKAAIGTTVNIFFIRRIKTRTMANTLSSERYFLFLLCVSDLVFGQIRYSLPEELDIGAFVGNIAEDLRISVHELSTRKFQLLSNDGKQYFEVNAENGILFVNERIDREQLCIERSTCSISLELAVENPFEVFPVEVEILDVNDNSPIFPTSRYLLQLSELAAPGARFTLESAHDPDVGTNTISTYKISSSELFGLQMQTTNDGSKIAELLLEKPLDREKQSSFELVLTAVDGGIPQRSGAAQISITVADANDNAPVFDQEIYRTSVLENAPKGTLLMKINAADLDEGANAEIKYRFGNYVSQKVRELFNLDSETGEIRVKGLLDHENSDIYEIAVQAVDSAPHVGNAKVLVRIVDMNDNAPEIKLTSATKIVPEDAVPGSLIAVFSVTDRDSGENGHVRCQISMNMPFKLETTLSKQYKLVTSEILDRERTALYNVSISAWDAGSPALSANKTIVVAVSDINDNAPRFTESAYNVYMMENNTPGATIFSVTALDPDLDQNGAVSYSILENQIQDVSAPAYFTINSKSGSIYALRSFDYEQFKNFQIKVQAQDAGSPQLSSTAIVSVITLDQNDNAPLIISPLMWNSSAAVEIVPHSIYAGYIVTKVMAKDADSGQNARLSYELIEATDRSLFTLGPYSGEIRTTRSFTEQDTTTQRVVVLVKDNGQPSLSSTVTILFSIAANVTENPSERVDHPTHVQYFSDLNIYLIIIFGSTSFIFLVMVILLVLMKCKQDRNNLRYHRPTIYCCCMRSNSNDVFDRRLAPNESLNYYGAGQTIPVSDTYRYTIRLSPESCKSDFLFLKTCHPTLPLSDVSVGDTGERK; encoded by the coding sequence ATGTGGTGGGATAAAGCAGCAATTGGAACGACTGTTAACATTTTCTTTATACGCAGAATTAAAACCAGAACAATGGCGAATACACTCAGCAGCGAGAGGTATTTTTTGTTCCTGCTTTGTGTCTCGGACCTGGTTTTCGGACAAATTCGCTACTCTCTTCCCGAGGAACTGGACATTGGTGCCTTTGTTGGAAATATCGCTGAAGACTTAAGGATAAGCGTCCACGAATTATCAACTCGGAAGTTTCAGCTGCTCTCTAATGACGGAAAGCAATATTTCGAGGTAAATGCGGAAAATGGGATTTTATTTGTTAATGAAAGAATCGATAGGGAACAGCTTTGCATCGAACGTTCTACCTGTTCCATATCTTTGGAGCTCGCGGTGGAAAATCCTTTCGAAGTGTTTCCTGTTGAAGTGGAAATATTAGATGTAAATGATAATTCACCGATTTTCCCGACAAGTAGATATTTATTACAGCTCTCTGAGTTAGCTGCACCAGGAGCGCGCTTCACTCTCGAGAGCGCGCACGACCCGGACGTGGGTACAAACACTATCAGCACTTACAAGATCAGTTCAAGTGAACTCTTCGGCCTCCAAATGCAGACAACAAACGATGGCAGTAAAATCGCCGAACTCTTGTTGGAGAAACCCTTAGACCGCGAAAAACAATCATCCTTTGAACTGGTATTGACGGCTGTTGATGGTGGGATTCCGCAAAGATCTGGCGCGGCTCAGATTAGCATTACTGTAGCGGACGCTAATGATAACGCACCTGTATTCGATCAAGAAATATACAGAACGAGTGTGTTAGAAAACGCACCTAAGGGTACATTACTTATGAAAATCAACGCAGCTGATTTAGACGAAGGTGCAAATGCTGAAATCAAATATCGCTTTGGTAATTACGTTTCACAAAAAGTACGAGAGTTGTTTAATTTGGACTCGGAAACCGGTGAGATCCGTGTTAAAGGTTTACTGGATCATGAAAATTCAGACATTTATGAAATTGCAGTACAGGCTGTGGACAGCGCTCCCCACGTGGGAAATGCCAAAGTTCTCGTCAGAATAGTTGACATGAATGATAATGCCCCAGAGATAAAGCTGACCTCAGCAACCAAAATTGTACCCGAGGATGCTGTACCAGGTTCTCTGATCGCTGTATTTAGTGTCACGGATCGAGATTCTGGGGAGAACGGGCACGTTAGATGTCAGATTTCAATGAATATGCCATTCAAACTTGAAACGACTTTGAGCAAACAGTACAAGTTGGTTACAAGTGAAATACTGGATCGTGAAAGGACAGCACTGTACAACGTATCCATTTCAGCCTGGGATGCTGGGTCGCCTGCTCTTTCTGCAAACAAAACCATCGTCGTTGCTGTCTCTGATATCAATGATAACGCTCCAAGGTTTACAGAGTCTGCATACAATGTATATATGATGGAGAACAATACACCCGGTGCAACTATTTTTTCTGTTACCGCGTTGGATCCCGATTTAGACCAGAATGGAGCCGTCTCCTATTCTATTCTGGAGAATCAGATACAAGACGTGAGTGCGCCTGCTTACTTTACTATTAACTCGAAAAGTGGGAGCATTTATGCGCTGCGCTCCTTTGACTATGAACAATTCAAAAATTTCCAGATCAAAGTTCAAGCTCAGGATGCTGGATCTCCCCAACTGAGCAGCACTGCTATCGTGAGCGTTATTACATTGGATCAAAACGACAATGCCCCGCTTATTATTTCACCATTAATGTGGAACAGTTCAGCGGCAGTGGAAATTGTGCCCCACTCAATATATGCAGGATACATAGTCACTAAGGTCATGGCTAAAGATGCAGATTCCGGTCAGAACGCACGGCTTTCCTATGAACTGATTGAGGCCACTGATCGGAGTCTCTTCACCCTGGGCCCTTACTCCGGAGAAATCAGAACAACCCGAAGCTTTACGGAACAAGACACCaccacacaaagagtggtagtcTTGGTGAAGGACAATGGACAACCGAGCCTTTCAAGCACGGTCACAATACTCTTTTCGATCGCGGCGAATGTTACTGAAAACCCTTCGGAACGTGTAGACCATCCCACGCACGTTCAATATTTCTCGGATCtaaatatatatttaataataATTTTTGGATCAACGAGCTTCATATTTCTTGTAATGGTAATTTTGCTTGTCCTCATGAAGTGTAAACAAGACCGAAATAACTTGCGTTACCATCGCCCTACAATTTACTGTTGTTGCATGCGGAGTAATTCCAATGATGTCTTTGATCGGAGACTTGCACCAAACGAATCTTTAAATTATTATGGAGCTGGTCAGACGATCCCTGTTTCCGACACTTATCGTTACACTATTCGCTTATCCCCGGAATCATGCAAGAGTGATTTTTTGTTTCTGAAGACCTGCCATCCTACGTTACCTTTAAGTGACGTCAGTGTTGGTGACACTGGTGAGCGGAAGTAA
- the LOC137332056 gene encoding protocadherin-10-like: MGDTISGGAYFTILLCVSDVVFGQIRYSIPEELEIGAFVGNIAEDLRINVHELSARKLQLLSDDGKQYFEVNVGNGILFVNERIDREQRCMETSACSMFLELAMENPFEVFPVEVEVLDVNDNSPIFPASRFSLQVAESVAPGARFPLESAHDPDMGTNTISTYQISSNKHFGLKMQTANDGSKIAELLLEKPLDREKQSSFELVLTAVDGGIPHRSGTAQISITVADVNDNAPVFDHEIYRTSVLENAPKGTLVMKLNAADLDEGANAELKYSFSNYVSQRVRELFNLDAETGEITIKDFLDYEKSDVYELAVQAMDSAPHLGHAKVLVRIVDVNDNAPEIKLTLVTKMVSEDAVPGSLIAVFSVTDRDSAENGQVRCQIPLNVPFKLEMTLRNHYKLVTSDILDRERTAVYNIPISAWDAGSPVLSTNKTIVVSVSDINDNAPRFTQSTYNVYLMENNTPGASISSVTAFDPDLDQNGDVSYSILENQMQDVRALANFTINSKSGSIYSLRSFDYEQFKNFQVKVQAQDAGSLPLSSTAMVSIIILDQNDNAPVIISPLRWNISSELEIVRQLTYPGYLVTKVMADDADSGQNARLSYELIEATDRSLFTVGLYSGEIRTTRRFTEQDATAQKVVVFVKDNGQPSLSSTVTILFSIPANITENQSERTDHSRHVEYFSDLNIYLIIIFGSTSFTFLVTIIFLVVLKYKQDRGNVRDHSPIMYCCCMRRNSNYIFNRGPAPNESLNYYGAAQPLPVSESYRYTFRLSPESSKSDFLFLKACNPMLPQSDISVGDTSER, encoded by the coding sequence ATGGGGGATACAATCAGCGGCGGGGCGTATTTTACGATCCTGCTTTGTGTCTCTGATGTCGTTTTTGGACAGATTCGCTACTCAATTCCCGAGGAACTGGAGATTGGTGCATTTGTTGGAAACATCGCTGAAGATTTAAGGATAAACGTTCACGAGTTATCAGCTCGGAAGCTTCAGCTGCTCTCTGATGATGGAAAGCAATATTTCGAGGTAAATGTGGGAAACGGGATTTTATTTGTTAATGAAAGAATCGACAGGGAGCAGCGTTGCATGGAAACCTCTGCCTGTTCCATGTTTTTAGAACTCGCGATGGAAAATCCTTTCGAAGTATTTCCTGTTGAAGTGGAGGTCCTAGATGTAAATGATAATTCACCGATTTTCCCGGCAAGTAGATTTTCATTGCAGGTCGCAGAGTCCGTAGCACCAGGAGCGCGTTTCCCTCTCGAGAGCGCGCACGACCCGGACATGGGTACAAACACTATCAGCACGTACCAGATTAGTTCAAATAAGCACTTTGGCCTAAAAATGCAGACAGCAAACGATGGCAGCAAAATCGCCGAACTCTTGTTGGAGAAACCCTTAGACCGCGAAAAACAATCATCCTTTGAGCTGGTATTGACGGCTGTTGATGGAGGGATCCCGCACAGATCTGGCACAGCTCAGATTAGCATTACTGTAGCGGACGTTAATGATAACGCACCTGTATTCGATCATGAAATATACAGAACGAGTGTATTAGAAAACGCACCTAAGGGTACATTGGTTATGAAACTCAACGCAGCCGATTTAGACGAAGGTGCAAATGCTGAACTCAAATATTCCTTTAGTAATTACGTTTCACAAAGAGTGCGCGAGTTGTTCAATTTGGACGCAGAGACCGGAGAGATCACTATTAAAGATTTTCTGGATTATGAAAAATCAGATGTTTATGAGCTTGCAGTACAGGCTATGGACAGCGCTCCACACCTGGGACATGCCAAAGTTCTCGTCAGAATAGTTGATGTGAATGATAACGCTCCAGAGATAAAGCTAACCTTAGTAACCAAAATGGTAAGCGAGGACGCTGTACCAGGTTCTCTGATCGCTGTGTTCAGTGTCACGGATCGAGATTCTGCGGAGAACGGGCAAGTTCGATGTCAAATTCCATTGAATGTTCCATTCAAACTTGAAATGACGTTGAGGAATCACTATAAGTTAGTAACCAGTGATATACTGGATCGTGAAAGGACTGCAGTGTACAACATACCCATTTCAGCCTGGGATGCTGGGTCGCCCGTTCTTTCTACAAACAAAACCATCGTCGTTTCTGTCTCTGATATCAATGACAACGCTCCACGGTTTACGCAGTCCACATATAATGTGTATCTGATGGAGAACAATACTCCTGGTGCATCTATTTCTTCTGTAACTGCTTTCGATCCCGATTTGGACCAGAATGGAGACGTCTCCTATTCTATTCTGGAAAATCAGATGCAAGATGTGCGTGCGCTTGCAAACTTTACTATTAACTCGAAAAGTGGGAGCATTTATTCGCTGCGCTCCTTTGACTATGAGCAATTCAAGAATTTCCAGGTTAAAGTTCAAGCTCAGGATGCTGGATCTCTCCCATTGAGCAGCACTGCTATGGTGAGCATTATTATATTGGATCAAAACGACAATGCTCCGGTTATTATTTCACCATTAAGGTGGAACATTTCATCGGAACTGGAGATTGTTCGCCAATTAACATATCCTGGATACTTGGTTACCAAGGTCATGGCTGATGATGCAGATTCCGGTCAGAACGCACGGCTTTCCTACGAACTGATTGAGGCCACTGATCGGAGTCTCTTCACAGTGGGGCTTTACTCCGGAGAAATCAGAACAACGCGAAGATTTACGGAACAAGACGCCACCGCACAAAAAGTGGTTGTCTTTGTGAAGGACAATGGACAACCGAGTCTGTCAAGCACGGTCACAATCCTTTTTTCCATCCCGGCGAACATCACTGAAAACCAGTCCGAACGTACAGACCACTCCAGGCACGTTGAATATTTCTCGGATCtaaatatatatttaataatCATTTTTGGATCAACGAGCTTCACATTTCTTGTAACCATAATCTTTCTGGTCGTCCTGAAATATAAACAAGATCGAGGTAACGTGCGTGACCACAGCCCTATAATGTACTGCTGTTGCATGCGGAGGAATTCGAATTATATTTTTAATCGGGGACCTGCACCAAACGAATCTTTAAATTATTATGGAGCGGCTCAGCCGCTCCCTGTTTCCGAAAGTTATCGTTACACGTTTCGCTTATCGCCAGAATCATCCAAGAGTGACTTTTTGTTTCTAAAGGCGTGCAACCCTATGTTACCTCAGAGTGACATTAGTGTTGGTGACACCAGTGAGAGGTAG